The Brachyhypopomus gauderio isolate BG-103 chromosome 12, BGAUD_0.2, whole genome shotgun sequence genome window below encodes:
- the kcng4b gene encoding voltage-gated potassium channel regulatory subunit KCNG2 isoform X1 has translation MKWYFAITFNYDGTEIFLHLLQTISLNGVICSASLICFDDKRYCYNRARAITLLASKRSSFPGLKDDSSLDQFFTEILETETAKGVYYRRAQLLRDPSTAGSVDHGRLALINVGGDRYTFPWSTLDEFPLSRLGQLRHCRGPEEIAHLCDDYDETRREFFFDRSAAAFRVILNFLAAGKLRMLGQSCAVSLSDELVYWGIDPARMERCCRRRMLCRLEEAAERKQRAEERRRRRIRPEPASEESHGVMGRLREAVNNPHSGWLGKSFACLSVVMIAVTVVSLCISTMPDLREEESQRECSQRCQHMFIVETVCVAWFTLELALRFMQARSKLVFAREPLNVIDTLAILPYYVSLVLDLKGGSPGELAGGGSGRGYLDKLGLVLRVMRALRILYVMRLARHSLGLQTLGLTMQRSTRELGLLLLFLCVAVALFSPLVHLAENELATGTPAAHHGFSSIPASYWWAVISMTTVGYGDMVPRSIPGQVVAFSSILSGILIMAFPATSIFHVFSRSYRELKQEHGVMYAEERAGFWAAGAADEVSRGVERNPHAWPQLDINEGCRGENTGPALTNPSSHPQHAEACTAAKTEHRASW, from the exons ATGAAGTGGTACTTCGCGATCACTTTTAACTACGACGGGACAGAGAtcttcctccaccttctccagacTATATCCTTGAATGGTGTTATCTGCTCTGCGTCTCTTATCTGTTTCGATGATAAGAGATATTGTTATAATCGCGCTCGAGCTATTACGTTATTGGCCAGTAAACGCAGCAGTTTTCCGGGTTTAAAAG ATGACAGCAGCCTTGACCAGTTCTTCACGGAGATCCTGGAGACAGAGACTGCTAAAGGGGTGTACTATCGGCGTGCACAGCTTCTGCGTGACCCCTCCACCGCCGGGAGCGTCGACCACGGCCGCCTGGCCCTCATCAACGTGGGCGGAGACCGCTACACGTTCCCTTGGAGCACGCTGGATGAGTTCCCACTCTCTCGTCTCGGCCAGCTTCGCCACTGCCGCGGGCCCGAGGAGATCGCGCACCTCTGCGACGACTACGACGAGACGCGACGTGAGTTCTTCTTTGACCGCAGCGCCGCCGCCTTCCGAGTCATCCTCAACTTCCTGGCCGCCGGGAAGCTGCGGATGCTGGGTCAGTCATGCGCCGTCTCGCTGTCCGACGAGCTGGTCTACTGGGGCATCGACCCCGCACGCATGGAGCGCTGCTGCCGACGACGTATGCTGTGCCGTCTGGAGGAGGCGGCCGAGCGCAAACAGCGGGCGGAGGAGCGGAGGAGACGGAGAATACGCCCGGAACCTGCAAGCGAGGAGAGCCACGGAGTGATGGGACGGCTCAGGGAGGCCGTGAACAACCCTCACTCTGGCTGGCTGGGCAAGAGCTTTGCCTGTCTCTCGGTGGTCATGATCGCGGTGACGGTGGTCAGCCTCTGCATCAGCACCATGCCTGATCttagagaggaggagagccaG AGAGAATGTTCGCAGAGGTGTCAACACATGTTCATTGTGGAGACGGTGTGCGTGGCCTGGTTCACCCTGGAGCTGGCGTTGCGTTTCATGCAGGCGCGCAGCAAGCTGGTGTTTGCCCGTGAGCCACTCAACGTCATCGACACATTGGCCATTCTGCCCTATTATGTCTCCCTGGTGTTGGACTTGAAAGGCGGGAGTCCGGGAGAGCTGGCTGGTGGAGGGTCGGGCAGAGGGTACCTGGACAAGCTGGGTCTGGTCTTACGGGTCATGCGTGCCCTTCGGATCCTGTACGTGATGCGTCTGGCCAGGCATTCGCTGGGCCTGCAGACCCTGGGCCTGACCATGCAGAGGAGCACGCGTGAACTCGGCCTGCTGCTGCTCTTCTTGTGCGTGGCCGTGGCCCTCTTCTCCCCCCTCGTTCACCTGGCCGAGAATGAGCTGGCCACCGGCACACCTGCGGCGCACCACGGCTTCAGCAGCATCCCTGCCTCCTACTGGTGGGCCGTCATCTCCATGACGACGGTAGGCTACGGCGACATGGTGCCGCGCAGCATCCCtggccaggtggtggctttcaGCAGCATCCTAAGTGGCATCCTCATCATGGCCTTCCCAGCCACCTCCATCTTCCACGTCTTCTCCCGTTCCTACCGCGAACTCAAGCAGGAGCACGGCGTGATGTACGCGGAGGAGAGGGCTGGCTTCTGGGCTGCAGGTGCTGCAGACGAAGTCagcagaggggtggagagaaatCCTCATGCTTGGCCACAGCTAGACATAAATGAAGGCTGCCGTGGTGAGAATACGGGTCCAGCTCTCACCAACCCATCATCACACCCGCAGCATGCTGAGGCATGTACTGCTGCAAAAACGGAGCATCGTGCATCCTGGTGA
- the kcng4b gene encoding voltage-gated potassium channel regulatory subunit KCNG2 isoform X2 has translation MPIISNANDFSNFSVSTDDSSLDQFFTEILETETAKGVYYRRAQLLRDPSTAGSVDHGRLALINVGGDRYTFPWSTLDEFPLSRLGQLRHCRGPEEIAHLCDDYDETRREFFFDRSAAAFRVILNFLAAGKLRMLGQSCAVSLSDELVYWGIDPARMERCCRRRMLCRLEEAAERKQRAEERRRRRIRPEPASEESHGVMGRLREAVNNPHSGWLGKSFACLSVVMIAVTVVSLCISTMPDLREEESQRECSQRCQHMFIVETVCVAWFTLELALRFMQARSKLVFAREPLNVIDTLAILPYYVSLVLDLKGGSPGELAGGGSGRGYLDKLGLVLRVMRALRILYVMRLARHSLGLQTLGLTMQRSTRELGLLLLFLCVAVALFSPLVHLAENELATGTPAAHHGFSSIPASYWWAVISMTTVGYGDMVPRSIPGQVVAFSSILSGILIMAFPATSIFHVFSRSYRELKQEHGVMYAEERAGFWAAGAADEVSRGVERNPHAWPQLDINEGCRGENTGPALTNPSSHPQHAEACTAAKTEHRASW, from the exons ATGCCCATCATTAGTAATGCCAATGACTTCAGCAACTTCTCCGTCAGCACAGATGACAGCAGCCTTGACCAGTTCTTCACGGAGATCCTGGAGACAGAGACTGCTAAAGGGGTGTACTATCGGCGTGCACAGCTTCTGCGTGACCCCTCCACCGCCGGGAGCGTCGACCACGGCCGCCTGGCCCTCATCAACGTGGGCGGAGACCGCTACACGTTCCCTTGGAGCACGCTGGATGAGTTCCCACTCTCTCGTCTCGGCCAGCTTCGCCACTGCCGCGGGCCCGAGGAGATCGCGCACCTCTGCGACGACTACGACGAGACGCGACGTGAGTTCTTCTTTGACCGCAGCGCCGCCGCCTTCCGAGTCATCCTCAACTTCCTGGCCGCCGGGAAGCTGCGGATGCTGGGTCAGTCATGCGCCGTCTCGCTGTCCGACGAGCTGGTCTACTGGGGCATCGACCCCGCACGCATGGAGCGCTGCTGCCGACGACGTATGCTGTGCCGTCTGGAGGAGGCGGCCGAGCGCAAACAGCGGGCGGAGGAGCGGAGGAGACGGAGAATACGCCCGGAACCTGCAAGCGAGGAGAGCCACGGAGTGATGGGACGGCTCAGGGAGGCCGTGAACAACCCTCACTCTGGCTGGCTGGGCAAGAGCTTTGCCTGTCTCTCGGTGGTCATGATCGCGGTGACGGTGGTCAGCCTCTGCATCAGCACCATGCCTGATCttagagaggaggagagccaG AGAGAATGTTCGCAGAGGTGTCAACACATGTTCATTGTGGAGACGGTGTGCGTGGCCTGGTTCACCCTGGAGCTGGCGTTGCGTTTCATGCAGGCGCGCAGCAAGCTGGTGTTTGCCCGTGAGCCACTCAACGTCATCGACACATTGGCCATTCTGCCCTATTATGTCTCCCTGGTGTTGGACTTGAAAGGCGGGAGTCCGGGAGAGCTGGCTGGTGGAGGGTCGGGCAGAGGGTACCTGGACAAGCTGGGTCTGGTCTTACGGGTCATGCGTGCCCTTCGGATCCTGTACGTGATGCGTCTGGCCAGGCATTCGCTGGGCCTGCAGACCCTGGGCCTGACCATGCAGAGGAGCACGCGTGAACTCGGCCTGCTGCTGCTCTTCTTGTGCGTGGCCGTGGCCCTCTTCTCCCCCCTCGTTCACCTGGCCGAGAATGAGCTGGCCACCGGCACACCTGCGGCGCACCACGGCTTCAGCAGCATCCCTGCCTCCTACTGGTGGGCCGTCATCTCCATGACGACGGTAGGCTACGGCGACATGGTGCCGCGCAGCATCCCtggccaggtggtggctttcaGCAGCATCCTAAGTGGCATCCTCATCATGGCCTTCCCAGCCACCTCCATCTTCCACGTCTTCTCCCGTTCCTACCGCGAACTCAAGCAGGAGCACGGCGTGATGTACGCGGAGGAGAGGGCTGGCTTCTGGGCTGCAGGTGCTGCAGACGAAGTCagcagaggggtggagagaaatCCTCATGCTTGGCCACAGCTAGACATAAATGAAGGCTGCCGTGGTGAGAATACGGGTCCAGCTCTCACCAACCCATCATCACACCCGCAGCATGCTGAGGCATGTACTGCTGCAAAAACGGAGCATCGTGCATCCTGGTGA